A region from the Panthera uncia isolate 11264 chromosome D3 unlocalized genomic scaffold, Puncia_PCG_1.0 HiC_scaffold_8, whole genome shotgun sequence genome encodes:
- the RNF34 gene encoding E3 ubiquitin-protein ligase RNF34 isoform X1 — MKAGATSMWASCCGLLNEVMGTGAVRGQQSGFAGGTGPFRFAPNADFSTYPPAPTEGPNIVCKACGLSFSVFRKKHVCCDCKKDFCSVCSVLQDNLRRCSTCHLLQETAFQRPQLMRLKVKDLRQYLILRNIPIDTCREKEDLVDLVLCHRGLGSEDDLDTSSLNSSQSQTSSFFTHSFFSNYTAPSATVSSFQGELMGGDRTLASGALAQVQSEIASANTEEEEEEEEEEEEDDEDDEDDDDEENLEERMPGLSKKRVRASLSDLSSLDEVEGMSVRQLKEILARNFVNYSGCCEKWELVEKVNRLYKENEENQKSSEGTEVQRSYNPGLIRRPLRSPQMPAERPSGSAVPAAPAVCCLSDGERLQLQDEEDDSLCRICMDAVIDCVLLECGHMVTCTKCGKRMSECPICRQYVVRAVHVFKS, encoded by the exons GCGGGTGCCACGTCTATGTGGGCTTCATGCTGTGGGCTGCTGAATGAAGTCATGGGAACTGGAGCTGTCCGGGGCCAGCAGTCAGGATTTGCAGGAGGCACCGGTCCATTCAGATTTGCACCAAATGCTGATTTTTCCACTTACCCACCAGCACCTACGGAAGGGCCTAATATAGTTTGCAAAGCCTGTGGACTTTCATTTTCAGTCTTTAGAAAGAAG CATGTGTGCTGTGACTGCAAGAAGGATTTTTGCTCCGTCTGTTCAGTCTTACAAGACAATCTCCGTAGATGTTCCACTTGTCACTTACTACAAGAGACGGCCTTTCAGCGCCCACAGTTAATGCGACTAAAAGTCAAGGATCTCCGGCAGTATCTCATTCTTCGAAACATCCCCATTGACACCTGTCGAGAGAAGGAAGACTTGGTAGATCTCGTTCTCTGCCACCGCGGGCTGGGCTCTGAGGACGACTTGGACACGAGCAGTCTGAATTCCTCACAGTCCCAGACTTCTAGCTTTTtcacacattcatttttttcaaactacACAGCCCCTTCTGCTACCGTGTCTTCGTTTCAGGGAGAACTTATGGGTGGAGACCGGACCTTGGCATCTGGAGCGCTGGCACAG GTACAAAGTGAAATAGCTTCAGCaaacacagaagaagaagaagaagaagaagaagaagaagaagaagatgacgaagatgatgaggatgatgacgATGAAGAAAACTTGGAGGAGCGG ATGCCCGGCCTCTCCAAGAAGCGAGTGAGAGCTTCGCTCTCTGACCTGTCGAGCCTTGACGAGGTGGAAGGGATGAGCGTGCGGCAGCTGAAGGAGATCCTGGCTCGGAATTTTGTCAACTATTCTGGCTGTTGTGAGAAATGGGAGCTGGTAGAGAAAGTAAACCGATTAtacaaagagaatgaagaaaaccaaaagtcat CAGAGggaactgaggtgcagagaagttACAACCCTGGGCTCATTCGACGGCCGCTGCGGTCACCCCAGATGCCTGCTGAGCGCCCGTCGGGCAGCGCGGTGCCCGCAGCCCCAGCTGTCTGTTGCCTTTCAGATGGTGAGCGGCTGCAGCTGCAGGATGAGGAAGATGACAGCCTGTGCCGTATCTGCATGGACGCCGTCATCGACTGTGTCCTGCTCGAGTGTGGGCACATGGTCACCTGCACCAAGTGCGGCAAGCGCATGAGCGAGTGTCCCATCTGCCGGCAGTACGTGGTGCGCGCCGTGCATGTGTTCAAGTCCTGA
- the RNF34 gene encoding E3 ubiquitin-protein ligase RNF34 isoform X3 codes for MKAGATSMWASCCGLLNEVMGTGAVRGQQSGFAGGTGPFRFAPNADFSTYPPAPTEGPNIVCKACGLSFSVFRKKHVCCDCKKDFCSVCSVLQDNLRRCSTCHLLQETAFQRPQLMRLKVKDLRQYLILRNIPIDTCREKEDLVDLVLCHRGLGSEDDLDTSSLNSSQSQTSSFFTHSFFSNYTAPSATVSSFQGELMGGDRTLASGALAQVQSEIASANTEEEEEEEEEEEEDDEDDEDDDDEENLEERMPGLSKKRVRASLSDLSSLDEVEGMSVRQLKEILARNFVNYSGCCEKWELVEKVNRLYKENEENQKSYGERLQLQDEEDDSLCRICMDAVIDCVLLECGHMVTCTKCGKRMSECPICRQYVVRAVHVFKS; via the exons GCGGGTGCCACGTCTATGTGGGCTTCATGCTGTGGGCTGCTGAATGAAGTCATGGGAACTGGAGCTGTCCGGGGCCAGCAGTCAGGATTTGCAGGAGGCACCGGTCCATTCAGATTTGCACCAAATGCTGATTTTTCCACTTACCCACCAGCACCTACGGAAGGGCCTAATATAGTTTGCAAAGCCTGTGGACTTTCATTTTCAGTCTTTAGAAAGAAG CATGTGTGCTGTGACTGCAAGAAGGATTTTTGCTCCGTCTGTTCAGTCTTACAAGACAATCTCCGTAGATGTTCCACTTGTCACTTACTACAAGAGACGGCCTTTCAGCGCCCACAGTTAATGCGACTAAAAGTCAAGGATCTCCGGCAGTATCTCATTCTTCGAAACATCCCCATTGACACCTGTCGAGAGAAGGAAGACTTGGTAGATCTCGTTCTCTGCCACCGCGGGCTGGGCTCTGAGGACGACTTGGACACGAGCAGTCTGAATTCCTCACAGTCCCAGACTTCTAGCTTTTtcacacattcatttttttcaaactacACAGCCCCTTCTGCTACCGTGTCTTCGTTTCAGGGAGAACTTATGGGTGGAGACCGGACCTTGGCATCTGGAGCGCTGGCACAG GTACAAAGTGAAATAGCTTCAGCaaacacagaagaagaagaagaagaagaagaagaagaagaagaagatgacgaagatgatgaggatgatgacgATGAAGAAAACTTGGAGGAGCGG ATGCCCGGCCTCTCCAAGAAGCGAGTGAGAGCTTCGCTCTCTGACCTGTCGAGCCTTGACGAGGTGGAAGGGATGAGCGTGCGGCAGCTGAAGGAGATCCTGGCTCGGAATTTTGTCAACTATTCTGGCTGTTGTGAGAAATGGGAGCTGGTAGAGAAAGTAAACCGATTAtacaaagagaatgaagaaaaccaaaagtcat ATGGTGAGCGGCTGCAGCTGCAGGATGAGGAAGATGACAGCCTGTGCCGTATCTGCATGGACGCCGTCATCGACTGTGTCCTGCTCGAGTGTGGGCACATGGTCACCTGCACCAAGTGCGGCAAGCGCATGAGCGAGTGTCCCATCTGCCGGCAGTACGTGGTGCGCGCCGTGCATGTGTTCAAGTCCTGA
- the RNF34 gene encoding E3 ubiquitin-protein ligase RNF34 isoform X2 — MWASCCGLLNEVMGTGAVRGQQSGFAGGTGPFRFAPNADFSTYPPAPTEGPNIVCKACGLSFSVFRKKHVCCDCKKDFCSVCSVLQDNLRRCSTCHLLQETAFQRPQLMRLKVKDLRQYLILRNIPIDTCREKEDLVDLVLCHRGLGSEDDLDTSSLNSSQSQTSSFFTHSFFSNYTAPSATVSSFQGELMGGDRTLASGALAQVQSEIASANTEEEEEEEEEEEEDDEDDEDDDDEENLEERMPGLSKKRVRASLSDLSSLDEVEGMSVRQLKEILARNFVNYSGCCEKWELVEKVNRLYKENEENQKSSEGTEVQRSYNPGLIRRPLRSPQMPAERPSGSAVPAAPAVCCLSDGERLQLQDEEDDSLCRICMDAVIDCVLLECGHMVTCTKCGKRMSECPICRQYVVRAVHVFKS; from the exons ATGTGGGCTTCATGCTGTGGGCTGCTGAATGAAGTCATGGGAACTGGAGCTGTCCGGGGCCAGCAGTCAGGATTTGCAGGAGGCACCGGTCCATTCAGATTTGCACCAAATGCTGATTTTTCCACTTACCCACCAGCACCTACGGAAGGGCCTAATATAGTTTGCAAAGCCTGTGGACTTTCATTTTCAGTCTTTAGAAAGAAG CATGTGTGCTGTGACTGCAAGAAGGATTTTTGCTCCGTCTGTTCAGTCTTACAAGACAATCTCCGTAGATGTTCCACTTGTCACTTACTACAAGAGACGGCCTTTCAGCGCCCACAGTTAATGCGACTAAAAGTCAAGGATCTCCGGCAGTATCTCATTCTTCGAAACATCCCCATTGACACCTGTCGAGAGAAGGAAGACTTGGTAGATCTCGTTCTCTGCCACCGCGGGCTGGGCTCTGAGGACGACTTGGACACGAGCAGTCTGAATTCCTCACAGTCCCAGACTTCTAGCTTTTtcacacattcatttttttcaaactacACAGCCCCTTCTGCTACCGTGTCTTCGTTTCAGGGAGAACTTATGGGTGGAGACCGGACCTTGGCATCTGGAGCGCTGGCACAG GTACAAAGTGAAATAGCTTCAGCaaacacagaagaagaagaagaagaagaagaagaagaagaagaagatgacgaagatgatgaggatgatgacgATGAAGAAAACTTGGAGGAGCGG ATGCCCGGCCTCTCCAAGAAGCGAGTGAGAGCTTCGCTCTCTGACCTGTCGAGCCTTGACGAGGTGGAAGGGATGAGCGTGCGGCAGCTGAAGGAGATCCTGGCTCGGAATTTTGTCAACTATTCTGGCTGTTGTGAGAAATGGGAGCTGGTAGAGAAAGTAAACCGATTAtacaaagagaatgaagaaaaccaaaagtcat CAGAGggaactgaggtgcagagaagttACAACCCTGGGCTCATTCGACGGCCGCTGCGGTCACCCCAGATGCCTGCTGAGCGCCCGTCGGGCAGCGCGGTGCCCGCAGCCCCAGCTGTCTGTTGCCTTTCAGATGGTGAGCGGCTGCAGCTGCAGGATGAGGAAGATGACAGCCTGTGCCGTATCTGCATGGACGCCGTCATCGACTGTGTCCTGCTCGAGTGTGGGCACATGGTCACCTGCACCAAGTGCGGCAAGCGCATGAGCGAGTGTCCCATCTGCCGGCAGTACGTGGTGCGCGCCGTGCATGTGTTCAAGTCCTGA